The genomic stretch AGGGCACCGTCCTCGTGGCCGACAAGGGCCTGAAGAAGGTCGCCGACATGGCCCGGGGCTACTTCCATCTCCACGATGGCACCGGCAAACAAAACGCCGTAGTTCTCAAAATCGACAAGTCTTTGAATTTGAATGATGAAGGCTATCGTCTCATAATCGACAAAGACACCGTCGAAATCTCCGGCAAATCCCCGGCCGGCGTCTTCTACGGCCTCCAAAGCCTCCGCCAACTCGTCCCCCTCGAAGGCTGGAAGGGCGCGACGTCCTACGATGTTCCCGCCGTCATCATCGAAGACGAGCCCCGCTTCAAGTGGCGCGGCGCGATGCTGGACACTGGGCGAAACTTCATGCCCAAAGAGTTCATCAAGAAGTTCATCGACACACTCGCCCTCCACAAAATGAACTCGTTCCATTGGCACCTGACCGAAGATCAGGGCTGGCGATTGGAAATCAAGAAGTATCCAAAACTCACGTCCGTCGGTTCAAAACGTGCCAAAACCATGCTCCGCTACAGCCCGGCCGAGTACGACGAAACCCCCTACGGCGGCTTCTATACGCAGGAAGACGCCAAGGAAATCGTCAAATACGCCGCCGATCGGTTCGTAAACGTGGTGCCGGAAATCGAGATGCCCGGCCACTCGCAAGCCGCCATTGCCGCCTATCCCGAGCTTGGCAACACGGGTGAACAGCTTCCTGTCGCGACCACGTGGGGCGTCATCAAGCACGTCTACAATCCCGAAGAGAAGACCATCCAATTCCTTAAAGACGTCCTCGACGAGGTCATGGCGATCTTCCCGTCCAAGTTCATCCACATCGGCGGCGACGAGTGCCCCAAGGACGAGTGGAAGGCCAGCCCGCGCGTGCAAGAGCTCATCAAGGAGCGCGGCCTCAAGGACGAGCACGAGATGCAAAGCTGGTTCGTGAAGCAGATCGACCAGTACCTGGCGTCGAAGGGACGCCGTCTCATCGGCTGGGATGAAATCCTCGAGGGCGGCCTC from Armatimonadota bacterium encodes the following:
- a CDS encoding family 20 glycosylhydrolase, translated to MVSLFAAALATVQYPIIPEPVTVIQQPGHFSFNEGTVLVADKGLKKVADMARGYFHLHDGTGKQNAVVLKIDKSLNLNDEGYRLIIDKDTVEISGKSPAGVFYGLQSLRQLVPLEGWKGATSYDVPAVIIEDEPRFKWRGAMLDTGRNFMPKEFIKKFIDTLALHKMNSFHWHLTEDQGWRLEIKKYPKLTSVGSKRAKTMLRYSPAEYDETPYGGFYTQEDAKEIVKYAADRFVNVVPEIEMPGHSQAAIAAYPELGNTGEQLPVATTWGVIKHVYNPEEKTIQFLKDVLDEVMAIFPSKFIHIGGDECPKDEWKASPRVQELIKERGLKDEHEMQSWFVKQIDQYLASKGRRLIGWDEILEGGLAPGATVMSWRGEKGGIEAAASGHDVVMASNGALYFDYYQADPKTEPHAIGGFLPLRKVYDFDLVPAAVPEANRKHILGGQFQLWTEYIRTPEYAEYMAFPRGLAAAEIFWTPKNRKNFRDFVDRLRVDLTKLNINARPLDANLGLPTAEWKAGQVSNDYQTKTWDITSGVSGDGSYTIRFQYTSGAFRLDVDGIEILANGKVVGGDSHYGRTGSEDVDNVWKVKLTGVPVGAKIEIRAKVRADGGSDSNGDIVVTKG